The Actinomycetota bacterium genome contains the following window.
TCGATGAATGCCGACACCTCCCCTTTGCCCTCCACCCCAAGCGTGTGCCGGCCGGCCTTGCGGCTCTCCAGCGAGGCCAGGGCAGCCTTGGTGCCCGCAGCCTCCAGGTCGGGGTCGCCCAGGCCGCCATCGGTGTGTCCGTCCGGGTGGACCACCAGCCTGGCGCCCGCCTCGACGCCGGCGATGGTTGAGGTGAGGACGGTCATCAGCCCGATGGTCCGCCGCTCCTCCAGCGCGAGCTTGAGGGCGCCGATCACCTTCGCCGCATGGTCGGGCGGCTCCACGAAGACCTCCAGGGCGCCGTTGCAACCAAGGCCCCAACCCCACACCGCCTCGTCGTCGGCGGTCAGGTCGAAGTCGACCAGGCGGGCGCCTTTCCCGGCCATGACCTCCTTGGCCTCGCGCCTGATGTCGTTGTCCAGGCAGCCGCCGCTGATGTTGCCGATAAGGTCGCCGCTCTCGGCCACCAACAGGCGTGCGCCGGGGCGCCGGTAGGTGGATCCCTGGGACGCCACCACGGTCGCCAGTGCCATCTTCTCGCCGCGGGCTCGCAGGGTCTCGATTGCGCTCAGTACATCAACGATCTCGCTCAGGGCTTGCTCCTAACGCGCGTTTACCGGAAGAAACGACTGGAATGGTATCTGAGGATCAAATTTGCTACCGCCCTTCCGGAGCTCGGTGCCCCGCCCACACGGTCAGGCCTGCTGCTTGACCTTCAGGTACTTCTCGGGCTCGTTCTGGAAAAGTTTGCGGCACGCCGGGCAGCAGAAGTAGTAGGTCTGGCCTTCGTGCTCGTGGTGGTACCGGGCGCCCTTGACCGTCACGGTCATGTCGCAGACCGGGTCGATGGCTTCCGCCGGGCCGTCGGCGGGAGGCGCCGAGGCCTTCGTCGCTGCGGGCTTCGCCTTGGCGTCCCCGTTCGCTGCCGCCGCAGGGGCCGGAGCGGCCTGGGCCGGCACGGGCAGCTGAAGCGTCTCGTCGGTGTCGGACTTGGTGGGGTGCATCGCGCCGGTGGAAGCCGGGGCGTTGCCGGCCAGCGCCTTGATCTGAACGATCTCGGCGATTACTGCTACCGCCATCTCCTCGTGCTTGATCCGGCCGAGGTCCAGCCCGGCGGGCGCTTTGATGCGAGCCAGCTGCTCTTCGGGGACGTCGTTTCCACGCAGGAACTCGAGCACGGTGGCCGCCCGCTTCTTGGAGGCAACGAGGCCGATGTAGGCGGCGTCGGTGCCGAGAGCGGCCTCCAGCGCGTCCTCGTCGTAGTGGCCGAGCGTAGCGACAACGACGTAGGAGCCGCTGTTGACCCCCTGCTCGGCGAAGTCCAAAGAGCTCCAGACCTCGTCGGCCACCGAGTGGTCGCTGAGCGAACCACCCTCGTCGTCGACGATCACCGTGCGCCAGCCCAGGCCGTTGGCCAGGGTGGCCATGGTGTCGACCACCGGGGAACGCCCGACGATCACTAGCTGGGGGGTGGGAAGGTGCGGTTCGATGTAAATCTCCAGTGCTCCCTCGCTCGCGCAGGACGTCGGAAAGGTTAGCAGCCCGTCCCGGGCTCGGGTCTCGAGGTCCTCCGGCGCTCCGATGAGAAGGAGGCGGGGCTCGCCGTCGGCCAGCGCTTTCATCGACTGGCGGACAACTAGTGGTTCGGTGCAGGCGCCGGCAACCCAGCCGCTCACGTCACCGTTGGAGGTTACGAGGGCTTTGTAGCCCACCTTGCCCGAAGAGGGCGCACGCCTCCACACCACGGTGGCGAGGGCAAATGCCTCGCCACCGTGGCGGAACTCATGTGCAAGCTCCAGGAGGTCTTTAGCCATTACTGACTAGTTTCCTACTTTTCCGGTATTAGTCCTGGCCCGGAAGGGGCGGGTAACCGGAGACGTCCTTGCGGTAGTGAATGGCTTC
Protein-coding sequences here:
- a CDS encoding XdhC family protein, producing the protein MSEIVDVLSAIETLRARGEKMALATVVASQGSTYRRPGARLLVAESGDLIGNISGGCLDNDIRREAKEVMAGKGARLVDFDLTADDEAVWGWGLGCNGALEVFVEPPDHAAKVIGALKLALEERRTIGLMTVLTSTIAGVEAGARLVVHPDGHTDGGLGDPDLEAAGTKAALASLESRKAGRHTLGVEGKGEVSAFIEPLEPPIRLLICGAGEDVIPLVRLAASIGWETVLADDREQLLNHERFPEATEFIVLPKAAELVTEAGVDRLTAAIVMSHNYVRDQDYLQALLGTDVMYIGMLGPKARLRRLLPDLAKEGVFPSEEDEGKIHGPAGLDVGAEGPEEIAWAVIAEIMAVRSGRNAGFLKNREGPTHPREKASVGA
- a CDS encoding XdhC family protein gives rise to the protein MAKDLLELAHEFRHGGEAFALATVVWRRAPSSGKVGYKALVTSNGDVSGWVAGACTEPLVVRQSMKALADGEPRLLLIGAPEDLETRARDGLLTFPTSCASEGALEIYIEPHLPTPQLVIVGRSPVVDTMATLANGLGWRTVIVDDEGGSLSDHSVADEVWSSLDFAEQGVNSGSYVVVATLGHYDEDALEAALGTDAAYIGLVASKKRAATVLEFLRGNDVPEEQLARIKAPAGLDLGRIKHEEMAVAVIAEIVQIKALAGNAPASTGAMHPTKSDTDETLQLPVPAQAAPAPAAAANGDAKAKPAATKASAPPADGPAEAIDPVCDMTVTVKGARYHHEHEGQTYYFCCPACRKLFQNEPEKYLKVKQQA